One Nicotiana tomentosiformis chromosome 4, ASM39032v3, whole genome shotgun sequence genomic window carries:
- the LOC104111478 gene encoding uncharacterized protein — protein sequence MGAPPPVFIWIPEDDRLLINAVKAGASLESLAKGAVQFSRRFTVQELQDRWHALLCDPVVSSETSSLMMEFEHSASTTKSDSIRFEQAKESKKCVLEKRKAESIRSCYCAMQKRICNDTFDSVDADYLGGAGNNDDPQFVDCMFVDSLIDNFGNQQSNFNVIPNNVLEHGSGHSIYASDYVTAPSALPIGKNHNGDVSVGSFSFQDFPNGIEEALPPAENREMITAVGGLYQPNELPVSELFEAEDLELTLLDMSGQFDDDVRNTSSGYESQAFTASFPDSALSFELSDLSTIAGASVPTPSDFENAEKELSIENTLVVPVHGGANKMDTSGYSIVTVVNPSSNLEDQISCDILRNSSLSTNDYLVELSNYLFNCKDDEEPLFVGPDGNEMIDESYFDDFSSFLLDTPDDTDNGVSEISKAPDQQLPIPDGARPRELSDKHVNHYGDKPLVCSSEVQMISSALSVNPAFPEMRDGVICCMLNTEVGEVPTNDDVFLPVRMPSISSPLMAHHTCVKTYRPVSSVDGFKRMN from the coding sequence GCTGGTGCTTCTTTGGAATCACTTGCCAAAGGTGCAGTTCAATTTTCCCGGAGATTTACTGTTCAAGAATTGCAAGATCGATGGCATGCTCTTCTATGTGATCCAGTTGTTTCTTCTGAAACATCATCTCTCATGATGGAGTTTGAGCATTCTGCTTCGACAACAAAATCTGACTCTATTAGATTTGAGCAGGCAAAAGAAAGTAAAAAGTGTGTTCTTGAGAAGAGAAAAGCTGAGAGCATCCGCTCATGTTACTGCGCTATGCAAAAGAGAATCTGTAACGACACATTTGACTCAGTGGATGCCGATTATCTTGGTGGAGCTGGAAATAATGACGATCCTCAGTTCGTGGATTGCATGTTTGTAGATTCACTGATAGATAATTTTGGTAATCAACAGTCTAATTTTAATGTCATACCTAATAACGTTCTGGAACATGGATCTGGGCATTCCATTTATGCTAGTGActatgtaactgctccttcagctTTACCCATTGGGAAGAATCATAATGGAGATGTTTCTGTTGGCAGCTTTAGCTTTCAGGATTTCCCCAATGGAATTGAAGAAGCTCTTCCCCCTGCTGAGAATCGCGAAATGATCACCGCTGTTGGGGGATTGTATCAACCAAATGAACTGCCAGTTAGCGAATTATTTGAAGCAGAGGATTTAGAACTTACACTGCTAGATATGTCAGGTCAATTTGATGATGATGTGAGAAATACTTCTTCTGGATATGAAAGCCAGGCCTTCACCGCCTCATTTCCTGACAGTGCCTTGTCATTTGAACTGTCAGACTTGAGTACAATTGCAGGTGCTTCTGTCCCAACTCCGTCTGATTTTGAAAATGCCGAGAAAGAACTGAGCATTGAAAATACATTAGTAGTTCCAGTTCACGGTGGGGCAAATAAAATGGACACATCAGGATATAGTATTGTGACTGTTGTCAACCCATCATCCAACTTGGAAGACCAAATCTCATGTGATATCTTGAGAAATTCATCCCTTAGTACTAATGACTACTTAGTTGAGCTATCAAATTATTTGTTCAACTGTAAAGATGACGAAGAGCCGCTTTTCGTGGGCCCTGATGGAAATGAGATGATTGATGAgtcttattttgatgatttcagcTCATTCTTGTTGGATACTCCTGATGACACTGATAATGGTGTATCTGAAATTTCAAAAGCTCCAGATCAGCAGCTTCCCATTCCTGACGGTGCTCGTCCCAGAGAGTTAAGTGACAAGCATGTGAATCATTATGGTGATAAGCCTCTTGTTTGCAGTTCAGAGGTTCAAATGATATCTTCTGCATTGTCTGTCAATCCTGCTTTTCCTGAAATGCGTGATGGAGTTATCTGTTGTATGTTAAACACTGAGGTCGGAGAGGTTCCTACCAATGATGATGTTTTTCTTCCTGTTAGAATGCCGTCAATATCTTCTCCGTTGATGGCACATCATACATGTGTTAAGACTTATCGTCCAGTGTCCTCTGTCGATGGCTTCAAAAGAATGAACTGA
- the LOC104111479 gene encoding protein TOO MANY MOUTHS-like, with product MSYNLLSGLIPHSLSNLTRLRRLSLSKNSFTGKIPSSIGSLLRLQELFLDNNNLTGSIPRSFNGFVNLNRLELQHNNITGDLPIFYQLRNLFFLDLSDNRITGNFFTTRFSKSIIELSLRNNYLNGEFPLNVGELKFLQVLDLSHNLLSGIIPSVLFYHSSLQQLTLSYNNFTLLQVPEDLRYRSNKLIAIDLSCNNLHGFLPAFMASMPKLSALNLEHNKFSGMIPTQYAVKVVVPRNNTSSFERLLLGGNYLFGPIPGPLLGLKPGSVNVSLVDNCLYMCPNTLYICHGGNQKSFLDCKKFRPMIP from the coding sequence ATGTCCTATAACTTACTCTCCGGTTTAATCCCACATTCACTCTCAAACCTAACTCGTTTACGTCGACTCAGTCTTTCAAAAAACTCATTCACAGGTAAAATCCCTTCTTCCATTGGTTCTCTTTTACGTCTTCAAGAACTATTTCTTGATAACAATAATCTCACCGGTTCAATCCCTCGAAGTTTCAACGGTTTTGTCAATTTAAACCGGCTTGAGCTTCAACATAACAATATTACTGGAGATTTACCTATTTTCTATCAGCTCAGAAACCTATTCTTCTTAGACTTAAGTGATAACAGAATCACAGGAAACTTCTTCACGACACGTTTCTCCAAGTCCATTATTGAACTCTCACTACGTAACAATTATTTAAACGGCGAGTTCCCGTTAAACGTAGGAGAGTTGAAGTTTCTACAAGTTTTAGATCTGAGTCATAATTTATTATCTGGGATTATACCGTCGGTGTTATTTTACCATTCATCTCTTCAACAACTCACACTTTCTTACAACAACTTCACGTTATTGCAAGTGCCAGAAGATTTAAGGTATCGAAGTAATAAGCTTATAGCTATTGATCTGAGTTGTAATAATTTGCATGGCTTCTTGCCGGCTTTCATGGCGTCAATGCCGAAGTTGTCGGCTCTGAATTTGGAGCATAACAAGTTTTCCGGCATGATACCGACACAGTATGCAGTCAAAGTTGTAGTTCCGAGAAACAATACGTCGTCGTTTGAGAGATTGTTGTTGGGCGGGAATTACTTGTTTGGGCCTATTCCTGGGCCTCTATTGGGCCTAAAACCAGGTTCTGTTAATGTTAGCTTAGTGGATAATTGTTTATATATGTGTCCGAATACGCTATATATTTGTCATGGTGGGAATCAGAAATCTTTCTTGGATTGTAAGAAGTTTCGACCTATGATTCCTTGa